From Hartmannibacter diazotrophicus, a single genomic window includes:
- a CDS encoding HD domain-containing phosphohydrolase — translation MLKSTARCTYNVYGRYVFIRDEVVGVEFDDMSAFVSQGTAGGGQPLRVLVVDDSKAALAATLSVLGELPGMTIESCVSPIDAYALCSRTPCDIVLLDYAMPELDGIGLTRRLRELPGHETVPIVMITSSTSSDIRLEAIKAGVNDFLNKPFDPVELQARVSNFASLRRAQLELASHALHLEQAVELATAEIVAREEEIIWRLARAIETRDGGTGQHVSRVASIASLLAAGLGYDEAHCRMIYLATPLHDVGKIGISDKVLCKPGRLTPEEMAHMRQHVEIGVRLLEDGTSELLRIAAAIAGGHHERWDGTGYPAGLKGQDIPLVARIVAVADVFDALCSERPYKAAWSLPKAYAEIIACSGTQFDPDCVAVFRQRWPEIVAIMHGKEAADDRSEPSVVEGGWVHGARTLRIVGERRQTGRWSPAFMDQGERN, via the coding sequence ATGCTGAAATCTACGGCTCGCTGCACGTATAACGTCTACGGCCGATACGTATTTATACGTGACGAAGTTGTCGGTGTGGAGTTTGATGACATGTCGGCGTTTGTTTCCCAAGGCACGGCTGGTGGCGGTCAACCGTTACGTGTTCTTGTTGTCGACGACAGCAAGGCGGCACTGGCTGCGACGTTGAGCGTATTGGGCGAACTGCCGGGCATGACGATCGAAAGTTGTGTCAGCCCGATCGACGCCTATGCTCTCTGCAGCCGGACACCCTGCGATATCGTGCTGCTGGATTACGCGATGCCGGAACTGGACGGGATCGGCTTGACCAGGCGGCTGCGCGAGTTGCCCGGTCATGAAACGGTTCCGATCGTCATGATCACATCGTCGACGAGCAGCGACATCCGGCTCGAGGCGATCAAGGCGGGCGTCAACGACTTCCTCAACAAGCCTTTCGACCCGGTGGAACTGCAGGCCCGGGTCTCCAATTTTGCCTCGCTGCGGCGCGCTCAACTCGAACTTGCCAGCCATGCGCTGCATCTGGAGCAGGCGGTCGAGCTGGCGACGGCCGAGATCGTTGCCCGGGAGGAAGAGATCATCTGGCGCCTGGCGCGGGCCATCGAGACCCGCGACGGCGGCACCGGACAGCATGTGTCTCGCGTGGCCTCGATTGCCAGCCTTCTGGCCGCCGGGCTTGGGTACGACGAAGCGCACTGCCGGATGATCTATCTGGCGACCCCTCTGCACGATGTCGGCAAGATCGGGATCTCGGACAAGGTTCTCTGCAAGCCCGGTCGCCTGACGCCTGAAGAAATGGCGCATATGCGCCAGCATGTCGAAATCGGCGTTCGGCTTCTGGAAGACGGAACCTCCGAGTTGCTTCGGATCGCGGCTGCCATCGCGGGCGGTCATCACGAGCGATGGGACGGCACTGGCTACCCGGCGGGGCTCAAGGGGCAGGACATTCCGCTCGTGGCGCGGATCGTCGCGGTGGCCGACGTCTTCGACGCGCTCTGTTCGGAGCGGCCCTACAAGGCGGCCTGGTCCCTTCCGAAGGCCTATGCGGAAATCATCGCCTGCAGCGGCACCCAGTTCGACCCGGACTGCGTTGCGGTGTTCCGCCAGAGGTGGCCGGAAATCGTCGCCATCATGCATGGGAAAGAGGCCGCTGACGACAGGAGCGAGCCTTCGGTGGTCGAGGGCGGCTGGGTGCACGGCGCGAGGACCCTCCGCATCGTCGGTGAACGGCGGCAGACAGGGCGTTGGTCGCCTGCATTCATGGATCAGGGAGAGCGGAATTGA
- a CDS encoding NADH-ubiquinone oxidoreductase-F iron-sulfur binding region domain-containing protein, giving the protein MATDLDIPTVVAAAVRAVNADRTRLMDVVQSVQKTLGHVPKEAVKAIAAGLGIHRVDVEDMMSFYSFLNREPKGRFHIRLSRTPISMIKDAQAVAEAFAAATGAPVGGTSRDGQFTLEWTSDIGMADQEPSALINGTVFTHLVASDARKIVSALKKVTDENSLPLFPGADAASADLAKAKVETFLEQAGPVVFQTGAEPGAGLKAALARTPEEVIQEITRARLRGRGGAGFPTGLKWKLCRQSISEAHHVVCNADEGEPGTFKDRVLLAEMPDVVFDGMTIAAHALGARHGLVYLRGEYAYLWPHLQSVLDKRRQRNLLGKDVCGRKGFDFDIRIQLGAGAYVCGEESSLIESLEGKRGAPRDRPPFPTDRGYLHQPTAVDNVETFVCAARILDKGADWFAGYGTRESAGTKLLSVSGDCPRPGVYEVPFGTTVNALLDLVGAPDAAYVQVGGPSGLAVAPKDFGRQIAFEDLSTGGSIMIFNAGRDVLYIASQFAEFFAEESCGWCTPCRVGTTLMKKSLDKLLDNRATLADIEALESLAGTVMRMSRCGLGQTAPNPILSTMRNFPEAYEARLRPEPFLPRVTLEEALREAVAVQGRESVEEGQSA; this is encoded by the coding sequence ATGGCAACCGATCTTGATATTCCCACGGTTGTCGCCGCGGCCGTCCGTGCCGTCAACGCCGACCGCACGCGGCTGATGGATGTGGTCCAGTCCGTCCAGAAGACGCTCGGCCATGTGCCTAAGGAGGCGGTCAAGGCAATCGCCGCCGGGCTCGGCATCCACCGCGTCGACGTCGAGGACATGATGTCCTTCTACAGCTTCCTCAACCGGGAGCCGAAGGGCCGTTTTCACATCCGCCTGTCGCGGACCCCAATCTCGATGATCAAGGACGCGCAGGCAGTCGCCGAGGCATTTGCGGCCGCGACCGGCGCACCAGTCGGCGGCACGTCCAGGGACGGGCAGTTCACGCTGGAATGGACCAGCGATATCGGCATGGCCGATCAGGAGCCCTCGGCGCTCATCAACGGCACCGTCTTCACCCATCTCGTTGCCTCCGATGCCCGCAAGATCGTCTCAGCGTTGAAGAAGGTCACGGACGAGAACAGCCTGCCCCTTTTTCCCGGCGCCGATGCCGCCAGCGCAGACCTTGCGAAGGCCAAGGTCGAGACGTTTCTGGAACAGGCCGGTCCTGTTGTCTTTCAGACCGGCGCCGAGCCGGGCGCGGGCCTCAAGGCCGCCCTTGCGCGAACGCCAGAGGAGGTGATCCAGGAGATCACCCGCGCAAGGCTGCGCGGGCGCGGCGGGGCGGGCTTTCCGACCGGCCTCAAATGGAAGCTTTGCCGGCAATCGATCAGCGAAGCGCATCACGTCGTCTGCAATGCCGACGAGGGCGAGCCCGGCACCTTCAAGGACCGGGTGCTGCTCGCCGAAATGCCCGATGTCGTCTTCGACGGCATGACGATTGCCGCCCATGCGCTCGGGGCGCGCCACGGCCTTGTCTACCTGCGCGGCGAATACGCCTATCTCTGGCCTCATCTCCAGAGCGTCCTGGACAAGCGGCGGCAGCGCAACCTTCTCGGCAAGGACGTCTGCGGCCGGAAGGGCTTCGATTTCGACATCCGCATCCAGCTCGGTGCCGGCGCCTATGTCTGCGGCGAGGAATCCTCCCTGATCGAATCGCTGGAGGGAAAGCGCGGCGCCCCGCGCGACCGTCCTCCCTTCCCGACCGACCGGGGCTACCTGCACCAGCCGACCGCCGTCGACAATGTCGAGACCTTCGTCTGCGCCGCTCGCATCCTGGACAAGGGGGCAGACTGGTTTGCCGGCTATGGAACACGAGAGTCCGCGGGTACCAAGCTCCTCAGCGTTTCCGGCGACTGCCCTCGTCCGGGCGTCTACGAGGTGCCCTTCGGCACGACGGTCAATGCCTTGCTCGATCTCGTCGGCGCTCCGGACGCCGCCTATGTGCAGGTCGGCGGCCCTTCGGGGCTAGCCGTTGCGCCGAAGGACTTCGGACGCCAGATCGCCTTTGAGGATCTGTCGACCGGCGGCTCGATCATGATCTTCAATGCGGGCCGCGATGTCCTCTACATTGCCAGCCAATTCGCCGAATTCTTCGCCGAGGAATCCTGCGGCTGGTGCACGCCCTGCCGGGTCGGCACCACGCTGATGAAGAAGAGCCTCGACAAACTGCTGGATAACCGGGCGACGCTCGCCGACATCGAGGCGCTGGAGTCGCTCGCCGGCACGGTGATGCGGATGAGCCGCTGCGGTCTCGGGCAGACCGCGCCGAACCCGATCCTGTCAACGATGCGCAACTTTCCCGAAGCCTACGAGGCGCGGCTGAGGCCGGAGCCTTTCCTGCCCCGCGTGACGCTGGAGGAGGCGCTTCGCGAGGCCGTCGCGGTGCAGGGCCGCGAATCCGTCGAGGAGGGGCAGAGCGCATGA
- a CDS encoding GGDEF and EAL domain-containing protein, translated as MVGTHNLNEISSDVWMKEIFEASPDYLFVKDRQSRFLAANPSLLGGTPFKSVDEILGKTDFDFHEPSVAKGYYEQEQAIMEAGLPKFNFEESFVDDNGRTNWLLTTKIPLHAPSGDVIGLVGICRNITERKRAEELQQGQAGLLEMIALGEPVDRILEKLVRLIEDQLPNVMASLLFLDKTGKRLRRGVSIRLPEAWSALIDGAEIGPGVGSCGTAAWSGERVLVDDIRVDPLWKDYRELAEPFGFRSCWSTPVLSPEGEVLGTFALYSDRAGLPDAWALELMDIASHLAGIALGKKYTEERIHFIALHDSLTGLPNRAGLKERIETAVEKARVSGGGVLAAYVDVDHFKTVNDSLGHGAGDEALRAVARRLSDALAPHGAVFRMGGDEFLVILEDRDPECADAWKTLQSIHVALRQPVSAGGADFSVTCSIGAAAFPTDANNSETLLSHADTALYRAKNFGRDNCQRFSASMAVRTGDRLSMQEDLRLAVERNELRLFFQPQADLRSGRIFAVEALVRWQHPKKGLLPPGLFIPLAEETGLINEIGKWVIEEACRQNRAWQDEGLPAMAVSVNVSARQFREPYFVNVVRSILLGCGLDPRRLEIEITESMIMQDLTRAVETMRELADLGVTIAIDDFGTGYSSLSALKSFPVSRLKIDRSFIAELPNDESDAAITSAVISMAQKLNLKVIAEGVETIAQAEFLREAGCHDIQGYLVSRPVQAAKIADIIRWPRQSDTRMPPVGFGAEPVVSFAG; from the coding sequence TTGGTTGGCACGCACAATCTCAACGAGATCTCCTCCGATGTCTGGATGAAGGAGATTTTCGAGGCCTCCCCGGACTATCTCTTCGTCAAGGACCGGCAGAGCCGTTTCCTGGCCGCCAACCCCTCTCTTTTGGGCGGAACGCCGTTCAAGTCTGTCGATGAAATCCTCGGAAAGACGGACTTCGACTTCCATGAGCCGTCGGTCGCCAAAGGCTACTACGAGCAGGAGCAGGCCATCATGGAGGCTGGCCTGCCGAAGTTCAATTTCGAGGAGAGCTTTGTCGATGACAATGGTCGGACGAACTGGCTGCTGACGACCAAGATTCCCCTGCATGCCCCGTCCGGCGATGTCATAGGCCTCGTTGGCATTTGCCGAAATATCACGGAGCGCAAGCGGGCCGAGGAACTGCAGCAAGGCCAGGCGGGCCTCCTGGAGATGATTGCCCTCGGCGAGCCGGTCGACCGGATCCTGGAGAAGCTTGTAAGGCTGATTGAGGACCAGTTGCCCAACGTCATGGCGTCGCTGTTGTTTCTCGACAAGACCGGCAAGCGGCTGCGTCGCGGTGTTTCCATCCGCCTCCCGGAGGCCTGGAGCGCGCTGATCGACGGCGCCGAGATCGGCCCGGGCGTCGGCTCCTGCGGAACGGCCGCCTGGAGCGGCGAGCGCGTTCTCGTCGATGACATACGCGTCGACCCGCTCTGGAAAGACTATCGCGAGCTCGCGGAACCTTTCGGCTTCCGCTCCTGCTGGTCGACGCCGGTACTTTCCCCCGAGGGTGAGGTGCTCGGCACATTCGCGCTTTATTCGGACCGCGCGGGGCTGCCGGACGCGTGGGCGCTGGAACTGATGGACATCGCCTCGCATCTCGCCGGCATCGCGCTTGGCAAGAAATACACCGAGGAGCGCATCCATTTCATCGCGTTGCACGACTCGCTCACCGGTCTGCCCAATCGGGCGGGATTGAAGGAGCGGATCGAAACCGCCGTCGAGAAGGCCCGGGTTTCGGGCGGGGGCGTGCTGGCGGCCTATGTCGACGTGGACCATTTCAAGACGGTCAACGACAGTCTTGGCCATGGCGCTGGCGACGAGGCTCTTCGGGCTGTCGCAAGGCGTCTGAGCGATGCCCTGGCGCCCCATGGCGCGGTCTTTCGCATGGGGGGAGACGAGTTTCTGGTCATTCTGGAGGATCGCGATCCGGAGTGCGCCGATGCCTGGAAGACGCTGCAGTCGATTCATGTGGCCCTCCGTCAGCCCGTTTCTGCTGGAGGCGCGGACTTTTCCGTGACCTGCAGCATTGGCGCGGCGGCATTTCCGACCGATGCGAACAATTCCGAAACGCTCCTTTCCCATGCCGACACGGCGCTCTACCGGGCAAAGAATTTCGGCCGCGACAATTGCCAGCGGTTTTCCGCCTCGATGGCCGTCAGGACCGGGGATCGCCTTTCGATGCAGGAAGATCTGCGATTGGCGGTCGAGCGCAATGAACTGCGGCTCTTCTTCCAGCCCCAGGCCGATCTGCGATCGGGCCGGATCTTCGCGGTCGAGGCTCTCGTGCGCTGGCAGCACCCCAAGAAGGGGCTGTTGCCGCCGGGGCTCTTCATTCCGCTGGCCGAGGAAACGGGACTGATCAACGAGATCGGGAAGTGGGTGATCGAAGAAGCCTGCCGGCAAAATCGCGCCTGGCAGGACGAAGGGCTGCCTGCCATGGCCGTCTCGGTCAACGTCTCGGCCCGCCAGTTCCGCGAGCCCTATTTCGTGAATGTCGTCCGCAGCATCCTGTTGGGCTGCGGACTTGATCCCCGGCGTCTCGAGATCGAGATCACCGAAAGCATGATCATGCAGGACTTGACCCGTGCGGTGGAGACCATGCGTGAACTGGCCGATCTCGGCGTGACGATCGCGATCGACGACTTCGGCACGGGCTATTCCAGCCTCAGCGCACTGAAGAGCTTCCCGGTGTCCAGGCTGAAGATCGACCGATCCTTCATTGCCGAGCTGCCGAATGACGAGAGCGACGCAGCGATCACCTCCGCCGTCATCTCGATGGCGCAGAAACTCAATCTCAAGGTCATCGCGGAAGGCGTGGAAACGATCGCTCAGGCGGAGTTCCTGCGGGAAGCCGGGTGCCATGACATTCAGGGCTATCTGGTCTCGCGCCCCGTTCAGGCGGCCAAGATCGCGGATATCATCCGCTGGCCCCGGCAGTCGGACACAAGGATGCCGCCGGTCGGCTTCGGTGCCGAGCCGGTCGTCTCGTTCGCCGGCTAG